Proteins from a genomic interval of bacterium:
- the rplL gene encoding 50S ribosomal protein L7/L12, with product MSEEAAVSTKLTKLVDDIGSLTILELSQLVDTLKEKFNIQAVAVAAPGGAAAPAAGGEAAAAEKSEFNVILTDVGAQKLQVLKEVRTVTGLGLKEAKDLIDALPGTIKEGASKEEADAIKKQLESAGAKVELK from the coding sequence ATGAGCGAAGAAGCCGCTGTTTCTACAAAACTTACAAAGCTTGTAGACGATATAGGATCACTTACCATTCTTGAGCTTTCGCAGCTTGTAGATACGTTAAAGGAAAAATTCAACATCCAGGCCGTTGCCGTTGCCGCACCGGGCGGAGCCGCTGCTCCGGCCGCAGGCGGTGAAGCCGCTGCCGCAGAGAAATCGGAGTTTAACGTTATTCTTACTGACGTTGGAGCGCAGAAACTTCAGGTGCTTAAAGAAGTGCGCACCGTAACAGGTCTTGGGCTCAAGGAAGCAAAAGACCTCATCGATGCACTCCCTGGAACTATAAAGGAAGGCGCCTCAAAAGAAGAAGCTGACGCGATTAAAAAGCAACTGGAGTCCGCTGGAGCTAAAGTAGAGCTGAAGTAA